One window of Flavobacterium ammonificans genomic DNA carries:
- a CDS encoding glutathione peroxidase, whose product MKLAALTCCIALLFSCQNKAQTAMSTTTNSSVPMTKQSIHQFKVTDLSGNTFDFATLKGKKILVVNTASKCGLTPQYKDLETLYTTYKDKGLVIVGFPANNFFSQEPGTNEEIAQFCQLNYGVTFPMMAKVSVKGKDMCEVYQFLTQQAKNGVEDSDVEWNFQKYLLNENGELEKVISPRTKPLDEEIVNWVKG is encoded by the coding sequence ATGAAACTAGCTGCATTAACCTGTTGTATTGCATTGTTGTTTAGTTGCCAAAACAAGGCACAAACTGCTATGTCAACCACTACTAATTCCTCTGTACCAATGACTAAACAATCTATTCACCAATTTAAAGTGACTGATTTATCAGGAAACACTTTTGATTTTGCAACCCTTAAAGGTAAAAAAATACTAGTGGTAAACACCGCTTCTAAATGTGGTTTGACGCCTCAGTATAAAGATTTAGAGACTTTGTATACTACTTACAAAGACAAAGGTTTGGTTATCGTAGGTTTTCCTGCCAATAACTTTTTTTCTCAAGAACCGGGAACCAATGAAGAAATAGCACAGTTTTGCCAATTGAATTATGGCGTTACTTTTCCGATGATGGCTAAAGTATCTGTAAAGGGGAAAGACATGTGTGAGGTGTATCAGTTTTTAACGCAACAAGCTAAAAATGGAGTAGAAGATTCTGATGTAGAATGGAATTTCCAAAAATATTTATTGAATGAAAACGGGGAGTTAGAAAAAGTGATTTCGCCAAGAACTAAACCGCTAGACGAAGAAATTGTCAATTGGGTAAAAGGATAA
- a CDS encoding tRNA dihydrouridine synthase: MDFTLLSSPLQGFTDFRFRNAINTYFGGIDTYYSPYIRLNGKMVIKSSYERDLLPENNLGLEVIPQVITNDADEFLFVAKYVRKLGYKELNWNLGCPYPMVTKSGMGSGLISNTEKINTILERAHAESDILISMKMRLGYETAQEILDVFPILDKYPLKNIAIHARLGKQLYKGGVHLDAFQECINSTKHKLYYNGDITSVTKFKEMQERFPSIDHWMIGRGLIGDPFLPSMIKQNTTDYPTNKMALFSDFHETLYQGYSESLSGPSHILLKMHHLWDYFSVIFSNPHKVLKKINKTKNIRNYELAVKEIIAAE, encoded by the coding sequence ATGGATTTTACCCTACTCTCTTCTCCGCTACAAGGATTTACTGATTTTCGCTTTAGAAATGCTATTAACACCTATTTTGGAGGCATTGACACCTATTACTCTCCCTATATTCGATTGAATGGTAAGATGGTAATCAAATCGTCTTATGAACGGGATTTATTACCCGAAAATAATTTAGGCTTAGAAGTGATTCCACAAGTAATCACCAATGATGCCGATGAATTTTTATTTGTCGCTAAATACGTAAGGAAATTAGGGTATAAAGAACTAAATTGGAATTTGGGTTGTCCTTATCCAATGGTAACCAAATCAGGAATGGGATCCGGTTTAATTAGCAACACCGAAAAAATTAATACGATTTTAGAAAGAGCTCACGCTGAATCGGATATTCTGATTTCTATGAAAATGCGTTTGGGTTACGAAACTGCTCAAGAAATTTTAGATGTATTCCCCATTTTGGATAAATATCCCTTAAAAAATATCGCTATCCATGCTCGTCTTGGTAAGCAATTGTACAAAGGAGGAGTGCATTTGGATGCATTTCAGGAATGCATTAATTCTACCAAGCACAAGTTGTATTATAACGGAGATATTACTTCTGTAACTAAGTTTAAAGAAATGCAAGAGCGTTTTCCAAGTATAGATCATTGGATGATTGGTAGAGGTTTGATAGGTGATCCTTTTTTACCGAGCATGATTAAGCAAAATACTACTGATTATCCAACAAATAAAATGGCTTTATTCAGTGACTTCCATGAAACTTTATACCAAGGGTATAGCGAATCGCTTTCGGGACCATCGCATATTTTATTGAAGATGCACCATTTATGGGACTACTTTTCGGTAATCTTCTCCAATCCACATAAGGTGTTGAAGAAAATCAACAAGACTAAAAACATTCGAAATTACGAATTGGCTGTGAAAGAAATTATAGCTGCCGAATAA
- a CDS encoding GNAT family N-acetyltransferase, translating to MGITLRKYQKSDALAILDIINYNILNATALYDYTIRTLEQQEAILEAKLQSGFPVIVAENNGEVVGFGMYAEFRFREAYKFTVEHSVYVSHNHKGLGIGKQLLTELIQLAKKQGLHTMIGVIDAENQNSIDFHHQFGFKTVGIIKESGFKFNRWLDSVFVQLILE from the coding sequence ATGGGAATTACCCTTAGGAAATACCAAAAATCAGATGCTTTAGCTATACTTGATATTATTAATTATAATATTTTGAATGCTACAGCTTTATACGATTATACTATTCGTACTTTAGAACAACAAGAAGCTATTTTAGAAGCCAAATTACAGAGCGGTTTTCCGGTTATTGTTGCTGAAAATAATGGTGAAGTTGTTGGTTTCGGAATGTATGCTGAATTTCGCTTTAGAGAAGCCTATAAATTTACAGTAGAGCATTCGGTTTATGTAAGCCATAACCATAAAGGATTGGGCATTGGCAAACAATTGTTAACCGAATTAATTCAATTAGCCAAGAAACAAGGACTACATACTATGATTGGCGTAATTGATGCCGAGAACCAAAATAGCATTGATTTTCATCATCAATTTGGATTTAAAACGGTAGGAATTATTAAAGAATCTGGATTTAAATTCAATCGCTGGTTGGATTCCGTTTTTGTCCAACTGATTTTAGAATAA
- a CDS encoding thioredoxin family protein produces the protein MKPHSKYLFVCILFFSVFISQAQDSIRFDETGLESVIQRSKVEKKPVFYMIYANWCVYCNNIKKNVLKDPEVINYMNANYIFAGLDFEKPGSEDFKTKYKVKTFPTFIVLDENGIELARLTGELKKEKFLSEAKLALNPKQQLPFLKAEYENDKTNGIALMRYLIALKKGNERKELNPIAHDYFEKVADDKMVNEVNWKIFTNGVTDIESREYKFVITNQQAFAAITSQKRVNDKFVNSVVELLKPIVKTNDTANYTKQRAIAKMITAPVIDSLLFQYDLDHYETNKDWTQYKKVASANINKFVWNSPKEIKSIVLNVMRNSSDAPSLNQSLSWIKHSNELEESYDGLLLEARVQRKLNNIPVAITMTKKAKAYSDSMGWDGKEADKLLADLMIRKKAIAKPVAKPKK, from the coding sequence ATGAAGCCCCACTCAAAGTATTTATTTGTTTGTATTCTTTTTTTTAGTGTATTCATATCACAAGCTCAAGACTCCATTCGTTTTGATGAAACTGGATTAGAGTCAGTAATTCAGCGTTCCAAAGTTGAAAAAAAACCTGTTTTTTACATGATTTACGCCAATTGGTGCGTGTATTGTAACAACATCAAGAAAAACGTATTGAAGGATCCTGAGGTAATTAACTATATGAATGCAAATTATATTTTTGCTGGATTGGATTTTGAAAAACCAGGTTCGGAAGATTTTAAAACAAAATACAAAGTTAAAACCTTTCCTACTTTTATTGTTTTAGACGAAAATGGAATTGAATTAGCTCGTTTAACGGGAGAACTAAAGAAAGAAAAATTTCTTTCGGAAGCAAAACTAGCCTTAAACCCTAAACAGCAATTGCCTTTTCTAAAAGCAGAATATGAAAATGACAAAACCAATGGAATCGCTTTGATGCGTTATTTAATAGCTTTGAAGAAAGGAAACGAACGTAAAGAATTGAATCCAATTGCTCATGATTACTTTGAAAAAGTTGCTGACGATAAAATGGTGAATGAAGTCAATTGGAAAATCTTTACCAATGGTGTTACTGATATCGAATCGAGAGAATATAAATTTGTTATTACCAATCAACAAGCCTTTGCGGCTATTACTTCTCAAAAAAGAGTGAATGATAAATTTGTCAATAGCGTTGTTGAACTGCTAAAACCAATTGTAAAAACGAACGATACTGCTAATTATACAAAGCAACGTGCAATTGCAAAAATGATTACAGCACCAGTAATTGATTCGTTATTATTTCAATATGATTTAGATCATTATGAAACTAATAAAGATTGGACACAATATAAAAAAGTGGCATCCGCCAATATTAACAAATTCGTTTGGAACAGTCCAAAAGAAATCAAATCAATTGTATTGAATGTGATGCGTAATTCATCTGATGCACCGAGTTTGAATCAATCGTTAAGTTGGATTAAACATTCTAATGAATTGGAAGAGTCTTATGATGGACTATTGCTTGAAGCTCGAGTGCAACGTAAGTTAAACAACATACCCGTTGCCATTACAATGACCAAAAAAGCAAAAGCATATAGTGATTCAATGGGATGGGACGGTAAAGAAGCCGATAAATTACTAGCTGATCTTATGATACGAAAAAAAGCTATCGCTAAACCTGTTGCTAAACCTAAAAAATAA
- the menD gene encoding 2-succinyl-5-enolpyruvyl-6-hydroxy-3-cyclohexene-1-carboxylic-acid synthase — translation MIYPKIPLAQSILEIFLAKGITNIIISPGSRNAPLTIGFASNSAFQCYSIADERSAAFFALGIAQQTKQAVALVCTSGSALLNYYPAFAEAFYSQIPLIVLSADRPQSKIDIGDGQTIRQENVFANHSLYNANLNEAVSRENDLKINEALDTAFAQKGPVHINAPFEEPLYETVSQLEVQSYISTLKVDAAKTLDLTPFADIWNQSSKKMILVGVNDPHAIDAATIDFLANDESVTVWTETTSNLHHPSFITNIDTIITPFTTEDYENFQPEILITFGGMVVSKRIKAFLRKYKPKHHWHIDCHRAYDTFGALSQHFEVEPQVFFNQFILLTKGVESDYSKRLAAIQSIRKSKHEAYLASIPFSDFTVFESIIPRLPNNSQLQIGNSSAIRYAQLIPIDPSIEVYCNRGTSGIDGCTSTAIGAAVANNKPTILVTGDIGFLYDTNALWNDYIPNNFKIILINNGGGGIFRILPGHQETPVFNTFFETSHCHTAEHLARMYGFNYAIASDATNLDKALTELYANNEQPQILEVFTPTRKNDSILLNYFKNLV, via the coding sequence ATGATCTACCCCAAAATACCTTTAGCACAAAGTATCCTTGAGATTTTTTTAGCCAAAGGAATTACTAACATAATTATTTCTCCAGGTTCAAGAAATGCGCCTTTGACTATCGGTTTTGCTTCTAATTCCGCTTTTCAATGTTACAGTATTGCTGATGAGCGTTCTGCTGCTTTTTTTGCACTTGGAATTGCCCAACAAACGAAACAAGCTGTAGCTTTGGTTTGTACCTCAGGATCTGCTTTATTGAATTATTATCCTGCATTTGCGGAAGCCTTTTACAGCCAAATTCCGTTAATCGTTCTCTCTGCCGATCGTCCACAAAGCAAAATTGATATTGGTGACGGACAAACGATTCGTCAGGAAAATGTGTTTGCCAATCATTCTTTGTACAATGCTAATTTAAATGAAGCAGTAAGTAGAGAAAACGATCTAAAAATTAATGAAGCCTTGGATACGGCTTTCGCCCAAAAAGGTCCAGTTCATATCAACGCACCTTTTGAAGAACCATTGTACGAAACCGTTTCGCAACTTGAGGTACAATCATATATTTCCACTTTAAAAGTTGATGCTGCAAAAACACTGGACTTAACTCCATTTGCTGATATTTGGAACCAATCCAGTAAAAAAATGATTCTTGTAGGGGTGAATGATCCCCATGCTATTGATGCTGCTACAATTGATTTTTTAGCTAATGACGAGTCGGTAACGGTTTGGACAGAAACTACTTCGAATCTGCATCATCCTAGTTTTATCACTAACATTGATACTATAATTACGCCTTTTACAACTGAAGATTATGAAAATTTCCAGCCAGAAATACTCATCACTTTTGGCGGAATGGTGGTATCCAAACGCATCAAAGCTTTTTTGCGAAAGTACAAACCGAAACACCATTGGCATATTGATTGCCATAGAGCTTATGATACATTTGGGGCGTTATCACAGCATTTTGAAGTCGAACCGCAAGTATTTTTTAATCAGTTTATTCTATTAACAAAGGGTGTCGAAAGTGATTATTCCAAACGTTTGGCTGCAATTCAATCTATTAGAAAATCCAAACACGAAGCGTATTTGGCTTCCATTCCGTTTTCTGATTTTACAGTATTTGAATCAATTATTCCAAGACTACCTAACAATAGTCAATTACAAATTGGAAATAGTTCTGCCATTCGCTACGCGCAATTGATTCCTATTGATCCTTCCATAGAAGTGTATTGCAACAGAGGTACGAGCGGAATTGATGGTTGCACGTCAACAGCTATTGGTGCTGCTGTAGCCAATAATAAACCAACGATTCTCGTTACAGGAGATATTGGTTTTTTATACGATACTAACGCGCTGTGGAACGATTACATTCCTAATAATTTTAAAATTATTTTAATTAATAATGGAGGAGGAGGTATTTTCAGAATTCTTCCTGGACATCAAGAAACTCCTGTGTTCAATACTTTTTTTGAAACTTCCCATTGCCATACGGCAGAACATTTGGCAAGAATGTATGGATTTAATTATGCTATAGCAAGTGATGCTACTAATTTAGACAAAGCGTTAACCGAATTGTATGCCAATAATGAGCAACCTCAAATACTAGAGGTATTTACACCCACACGGAAAAACGATTCTATTTTATTGAATTATTTTAAAAATTTGGTATAA
- a CDS encoding M28 family metallopeptidase, giving the protein MKITSIVCALFLGLITQNSYSQTTVSDAEISKMVSEISASNMESTVRKLVSFGTRHTLSDTKSTTRGIGAAQRWVKAEFDKYAKDSNGRLTAEIDYFTIKADGRRIAVDSQLGNVMATLKGTDPTDNRVLIISGHLDSRASDVMDSKIDAPGANDDGSGVAAVMEISRIMSKRSFPFTIIFVAVVGEEQGLYGARHLAEKAKAENWNIIAMLNNDMIGNSLSNGTGLRDNINVRVFSEAIPYLETEAEAKVRKSTNRENDSPSRLLARYIKTTTNQYVDQLNINLVYRNDRFLRGGDHTPFSQNGFTAIRFCEMNENYDHQHQDVRLENGTQFGDLPEFMDFEYMRKVTASNLATLSNLAWSPKAPKNVGIKVTELTNFSDLVWTAPEGKAVYGYNVLVRETSASHWEKTIFVKNTSATIPYSKDNFLFAIQSVDELGHASLPVFPIPVK; this is encoded by the coding sequence ATGAAAATTACTTCTATTGTTTGCGCACTCTTTTTGGGATTGATTACGCAAAATAGCTATTCGCAAACCACTGTTAGCGATGCAGAGATTTCAAAAATGGTAAGCGAAATTAGTGCCTCCAACATGGAATCCACAGTTCGTAAATTAGTTTCTTTTGGCACACGACATACTTTGAGTGATACCAAAAGTACTACCCGTGGAATTGGAGCTGCACAACGTTGGGTGAAAGCAGAATTTGATAAATATGCTAAAGATTCCAATGGAAGATTGACGGCTGAAATAGATTATTTTACCATTAAAGCCGATGGTAGACGAATTGCAGTTGACAGTCAGTTAGGAAATGTAATGGCAACTTTAAAAGGAACTGATCCAACTGATAATCGTGTGCTAATTATAAGTGGACATTTGGATTCGCGTGCCTCTGATGTAATGGATTCTAAAATTGATGCTCCAGGTGCTAATGATGATGGATCCGGCGTAGCGGCGGTAATGGAAATAAGCCGAATTATGAGCAAAAGATCATTCCCATTTACCATTATTTTCGTTGCTGTAGTTGGTGAAGAACAAGGTCTCTATGGCGCTAGGCATTTGGCTGAAAAAGCCAAGGCTGAAAATTGGAATATTATTGCTATGTTGAATAATGACATGATTGGTAATAGTTTGTCTAACGGAACCGGATTACGTGACAATATTAATGTGCGCGTTTTTAGCGAAGCCATTCCATATCTTGAAACTGAGGCTGAAGCCAAAGTAAGAAAATCAACCAATCGTGAAAATGACAGTCCTTCACGATTGTTAGCACGTTATATTAAGACAACAACCAATCAATACGTTGACCAATTAAATATCAATTTAGTGTACCGAAACGACCGCTTTTTACGTGGTGGAGATCACACACCATTTTCTCAAAACGGATTCACAGCCATTCGCTTTTGCGAAATGAATGAAAACTACGATCACCAACACCAAGATGTTCGTTTAGAAAATGGAACTCAATTTGGCGATTTACCTGAATTCATGGATTTTGAATACATGCGAAAAGTAACCGCTTCTAACTTGGCTACCTTAAGTAATTTAGCTTGGTCGCCAAAAGCACCAAAAAATGTAGGTATTAAAGTCACTGAGTTAACTAATTTTTCTGATTTAGTTTGGACTGCTCCCGAAGGGAAAGCTGTTTATGGTTATAATGTCTTAGTTCGCGAAACTTCGGCTTCACACTGGGAAAAAACAATTTTTGTAAAAAATACATCCGCAACGATTCCGTATTCAAAAGATAATTTTTTGTTTGCGATACAATCCGTTGATGAGCTAGGTCATGCCAGTTTACCTGTCTTTCCTATACCTGTTAAATAA
- a CDS encoding alpha/beta hydrolase, translated as MTKKKNKKLDPLPIPKFIIKTGQFLYLISTKAVVLYAAKLFTTPIKHRIPKRELEMDTNSIQQLIPVPSINKSIMVYQYGKSDKKVLLVHGWSGRGTQLFKIADALLKEGYATVSFDAPAHGKSPGNSSIMLEFIASIFELEKQYGPFEVAIGHSLGGMAVLNAAKSGFKTDKIIVIGSGDIVHDIIDDFIKKLQLKPVIGLKLRAHFENKYNEAMDNYSAFKAAEAIEKPILVVHDENDYEVPVKAGINIHQHVKNGELMITKGLGHRKILGDANVIHKIIEFIK; from the coding sequence ATGACTAAGAAGAAAAATAAAAAACTAGATCCTTTACCAATCCCTAAATTTATTATAAAAACTGGACAGTTTTTATACCTAATTTCAACCAAGGCAGTAGTTTTATATGCTGCTAAATTATTCACCACACCAATTAAACACAGAATTCCAAAACGTGAATTGGAAATGGATACCAATAGTATTCAACAATTGATTCCTGTTCCCTCGATTAATAAATCCATAATGGTATATCAATATGGCAAAAGTGATAAAAAAGTACTTTTAGTTCACGGTTGGTCAGGACGTGGAACGCAACTTTTTAAAATTGCAGATGCTTTGCTTAAAGAAGGTTATGCAACAGTAAGTTTTGATGCGCCTGCTCATGGAAAATCACCTGGAAATTCTAGTATCATGTTGGAATTTATTGCTTCTATTTTTGAATTAGAAAAGCAATATGGCCCATTTGAAGTGGCTATTGGTCACTCCCTAGGCGGAATGGCAGTACTCAACGCAGCAAAATCAGGATTTAAAACTGACAAAATTATTGTTATTGGTAGCGGTGATATTGTTCACGATATTATTGATGATTTTATTAAAAAATTACAATTAAAGCCAGTAATCGGTTTAAAATTAAGAGCTCACTTTGAAAACAAATACAATGAAGCAATGGATAATTATTCCGCTTTCAAAGCAGCAGAAGCAATTGAAAAACCTATTTTAGTCGTTCATGATGAGAATGATTATGAAGTGCCTGTAAAAGCTGGAATAAATATTCATCAGCATGTAAAAAACGGTGAATTGATGATCACAAAAGGATTAGGTCATCGAAAAATATTGGGCGATGCCAATGTGATTCATAAGATAATTGAATTTATAAAATAA